A single Coregonus clupeaformis isolate EN_2021a unplaced genomic scaffold, ASM2061545v1 scaf2375, whole genome shotgun sequence DNA region contains:
- the LOC121562249 gene encoding uncharacterized protein LOC121562249: MDDSTSIQGSSWVDCYLDEQMLKVKGRQRLHEIEQEIHRELSVTLSQCHQSPGEVAMEGQQLLTDKAKPWVTSHEHLGSAALMSGDTAGMLSEKQAQPEIRSDEMLQVEFLSQTQVEIPQEVREVMDSLLDKVADGEAQEKKAEVFKANLIPYPSSSSAVNVMKVLESQVDKEKKVEVLDLSTCPILQTALTDIETTMKTAYKTMPKQIVVLGSTIKHIITQVLLQVDPQAFQEGVYLETPVIINNTKALLWSIPWVQVTEDEEMSNTQQSIDAYEVAKAVINNLEEVLGPKPVLARALGIRSHILTRYIVHLVGLCISKTVPDVNAANEEERHISQDMVNICPLPARLIISGELFNDFVVKFILKLHPMNGHGTKQLDQQALLLLVVKMASVAFNILRKIPGISVDEKLCPPFCNMRQTVLHMQSAMIHQFGTTIKIKNWFP, encoded by the exons ATGGATGACTCTACATCCATCCAAGGGTCTTCTTGGGTCGATTGTTACCTTGATGAGCAG ATGTTGAAGGTGAAGGGTCGCCAGAGACTCCATGAGATCGAGCAGGAAATTCATAGAGAGCTGAGCGTGACACTAAGCCAATGTCACCAGTCCCCAGGAGAG GTAGCCATGGAGGGGCAGCAGCTCCTGACTGACAAGGCCAAGCCATGGGTTACTTCCCATGAGCATCTTGGTTCTGCAGCTCTGATGAGTGGCGACACAGCAGGTATGCTCTCAGAGAAACAGGCCCAACCTGAGATCAGGTCAGATGAGATGCTCCAGGTGGAGTTCCTCAGCCAGACCCAGGTGGAGATTCCACAGGAGGTCAGGGAGGTCATGGACAGCCTGCTGGACAAGGTGGCGGATGGAGAAGCCCAGGAGAAGAAGGCTGAGGTCTTCAAGGCAAACCTGATCCCCTATCCCTCCTCATCCTCAGCAGTCAATgtcatgaaggtcctggagagcCAGGTAGACAAG GAGAAGAAGGTTGAGGTCCTTGACCTTAGCACCTGTCCCATACTCCAAACGGCCCTTACAGACATTGAGACCACGATGAAGACTGCATACAAGACCATGCCAAAGCAGATTGTGGTACTTGGTTCTACCATTAAGCATATCATCACCCAGGTGCTTCTTCAAGTAGATCCCCAAGCCTTTCAGGAGGGAGTCTATTTGGAGACACCTGTTATCATCAACAACACCAAAGCTCTTCTGTGGTCTATTCCCTGGGTTCAAGtaactgaggatgaggagatgtctAACACTCAGCAGTCCATTGATGCTTATGAGGTGGCCAAGGCTGTTATCAACAACCTGGAGGAGGTTCTAGGCCCAAAACCTGTGCTGGCGAGAGCACTGGGAATCAGGTCACACATCTTGACAAGGTACATTGTTCATCTCGTAGGTCTATGCATTTCTAAGACAGTGCCTGATGTAAATGCTGCCAATGAAGAGGAGAGACATATTAGTCAGGATATGGTGAACATCTGTCCTCTACCTGCTAGATTGATCATTAGCGGAGAACTGTTCAATGACTTCGTAGTGAAGTTTATTCTAAAACTTCATCCAATGAACGGACACGGTACTAAACAGCTTGACCAACAGGCTCTGCTCTTACTGGTTGTTAAAATGGCCTCAGTAGCTTTTAACATCTTGAGGAAGATTCCAGGTATTTCTGTGGATGAAAAGCTGTGCCCCCCCTTCtgcaacatgaggcagacagtgtTGCACATGCAGAGTGCCATGATACATCAGTTTGGCACAACAATCAAGATAAAAAACTGGTTTCCATGA
- the LOC121562250 gene encoding small integral membrane protein 28-like produces MRTLLDSSWIKFGPAGRGSIDWVTGSPSPPTVERQLQGYNWNELNLDKEGRSELLLYVVLPVASLLILGLLVLLAYWRCSPPKLSLAQIIALDLQDAESSAEFLSSLTGHGERHTSTSSDMSDSVFVMVYLPPPYEETLTKITRAASLTSRKESMKIEDLEAWLCPEIKSSGRYV; encoded by the exons ATGCGAACGCTACTGGACAGCAGCTGGATAAAGTTTGGGCCAGCCGGCAGAGGGTCCATCGATTGGGTGACTGGGTCACCTTCTCCCCCCACGGTAGAGAGACAGTTACAG GGCTACAACTGGAATGAGCTGAACCTCGACAAGGAGGGGAGGTCAGAGCTGCTCCTCTATGTGGTCCTCCCCGTCGCCTCCCTCCTCATTCTGGGCCTCCTGGTACTCCTGGCCTACTGGAGGTGCTCCCCTCCCAAGCTCAGCCTGGCCCAAATCATCGCCCTGGACCTCCAGGACGCCGAGAGCAGCGCTGAGTTCCTCTCCTCGCTCACCGGCCACGGCGAACGCCACACCAGCACCAGCTCTGACATGTCGGACAGTGTGTTCGTCATGGTCTACCTGCCGCCGCCCTACGAGGAGACGCTGACCAAGATCACACGCGCCGCCAGTCTGACCAGTCGGAAAGAGTCCATGAAGATAGAGGACCTGGAGGCCTGGCTGTGTCCGGAGATCAAGTCCAGTGGACGCTACGTGTGA